Proteins encoded together in one Streptomyces sp. NBC_01216 window:
- a CDS encoding zf-HC2 domain-containing protein, which produces MTSPHDAAGAYVLGILDADDAAAFEAHLVGCEVCAAHLEEFAGMEPMLAMLADTTSPSPGVLLPTGPSGVDPYADGAFDAFAPRPPVPLAARRHDEPPAAAPPDPQLLDRLVDEVGARRARSRRRTFLLAAAAAVLVVGGPAVAVVATSGGEQRNVAVDPHPTSPAEDAFFHHMEEKVQATDPSTLVSATVGLEKKGWGTHAVLELKNVKGPLKCRLVAVSKSGEEEVVTSWAVPKWGYGIPGATTESARNPLYVHGGAAMDRDDIDHFEVRTFDGERLVEVDA; this is translated from the coding sequence ATGACGTCGCCACACGATGCGGCGGGCGCGTATGTGCTCGGCATCCTGGACGCCGACGATGCCGCCGCGTTCGAAGCTCATCTTGTGGGCTGTGAGGTGTGTGCCGCGCATCTGGAGGAGTTCGCGGGCATGGAGCCGATGCTGGCCATGCTCGCGGACACGACATCCCCGTCCCCCGGGGTCCTCCTCCCGACCGGGCCCTCCGGCGTCGACCCCTACGCCGACGGCGCCTTCGACGCCTTCGCGCCCCGCCCGCCCGTGCCCCTGGCAGCCCGCAGGCACGACGAGCCGCCGGCGGCCGCGCCACCCGACCCACAGCTCCTCGACCGCCTCGTCGACGAGGTCGGAGCGCGGCGGGCCCGGTCCCGGCGCCGCACCTTCCTCCTCGCCGCCGCGGCGGCCGTGCTCGTCGTCGGCGGTCCCGCGGTAGCGGTGGTCGCCACCTCGGGAGGGGAGCAGCGGAACGTCGCCGTGGACCCGCACCCCACCAGCCCGGCCGAGGACGCCTTCTTCCACCACATGGAGGAGAAGGTCCAGGCCACCGACCCGTCCACGCTGGTCAGTGCCACCGTCGGCCTGGAGAAGAAGGGCTGGGGCACCCACGCCGTCCTGGAACTGAAGAACGTCAAGGGCCCCCTGAAGTGCCGACTGGTCGCCGTCTCCAAGAGCGGGGAGGAGGAGGTCGTCACCTCCTGGGCCGTCCCGAAGTGGGGGTACGGCATCCCCGGCGCCACCACCGAGAGCGCGCGGAACCCGCTCTACGTCCACGGCGGAGCCGCCATGGACCGCGACGACATCGACCACTTCGAGGTCCGCACGTTCGACGGGGAGCGCCTCGTGGAGGTCGACGCCTGA
- a CDS encoding HelD family protein — protein sequence MAAQEAVGVVDTVRDREIGVEQKHLDQVYRRLEEKIHEAEFLMNDAAQRGQVGTPGALAERDAQVFRAGVHLNRLNNEFEDFLFGRIDLLRGKDGKKGPDGAYTSVEPAEDAVRSDGTGRYAEIGETLHIGRIGVLDSDYAPLVIDWRAPAAAPFYRSTPVDPGRVVRRRVIRSKGRKVLGVEDDLMRPELKATLGGRELPVIGDGALMAALGQARSHSMRDIVSSIQAEQDLVIRAPASSVTYVEGGPGTGKTAVALHRAAYLLYQDRRRYAGGILIVSPTPLLVSYTEGVLPSLGEEGQVAIRAVGSLVDGAEATAYDEPAVARVKGSSRMVAVLRKAARGALETPVPARTGGASGQDAPDQLAFDDEEEPPAVPAGTPVLLRVVAFGRRVELEADELRRIRHNVLGGSAPVNLLRPRARRLLLDALYAKSGAAARHSDPELAAELRSSFDEDVSTEDSFLSFLDAWWPELTPRQVLDAMADEKRLGRWARRILNPGEVRRLARSLRREALSAHDVALLDELHTLLGAPARPRRKREYDPLDQLTGLDELMPVREETQRERAERLAAERTEYAHVIVDEAQDLTPMQWRMVGRRGRHATWTVVGDPAQSSWSTPDEAAEARDEALGSRPPGSPSRPSREGLAGRPARGRRFELTVNYRNPAEIAELAAKVLALAMPGKESPRAVRSTGVEPRFVPVSAKADLAGTVRSEARRLLERVDGTVGVVVAMNRREQAARWLAELGDRVVALGSLEAKGLEYDATVVVSPAEIADESPAGLRVLYVALTRATQQLTVVSGARDMPDADGVPDLLRD from the coding sequence GTGGCCGCGCAGGAAGCCGTCGGTGTGGTCGACACGGTCCGTGACCGCGAGATCGGCGTCGAGCAGAAACATCTGGATCAGGTCTACCGCCGCCTCGAGGAGAAGATCCACGAGGCGGAGTTCCTGATGAACGACGCCGCCCAGCGGGGGCAGGTCGGCACGCCCGGCGCCCTCGCGGAGCGGGACGCCCAGGTGTTCCGGGCGGGTGTCCACCTGAACCGGCTCAACAACGAGTTCGAGGACTTCCTCTTCGGCCGGATCGACCTGCTGCGCGGGAAGGACGGCAAGAAGGGCCCCGACGGCGCGTACACTTCCGTCGAACCCGCCGAGGACGCCGTTCGCTCGGACGGCACCGGCCGGTACGCGGAGATCGGCGAGACCCTCCACATCGGCCGGATCGGGGTCCTCGACTCCGACTACGCCCCGCTCGTCATCGACTGGCGGGCCCCCGCCGCCGCGCCCTTCTACCGCTCGACCCCGGTCGACCCCGGCCGCGTGGTGCGCCGCCGCGTCATCCGCTCCAAGGGCCGCAAGGTCCTCGGCGTCGAGGACGACCTGATGCGCCCCGAGCTGAAGGCGACCCTCGGCGGACGTGAGCTGCCGGTGATCGGCGACGGCGCCCTGATGGCCGCGCTCGGCCAGGCCCGCAGCCATTCCATGCGCGACATCGTCTCCAGCATCCAGGCCGAGCAGGACCTGGTCATCCGCGCTCCCGCCTCCTCCGTCACCTACGTCGAGGGCGGCCCGGGCACCGGCAAGACCGCGGTCGCCCTGCACCGCGCCGCCTATCTGCTCTACCAGGACCGGCGGCGCTACGCCGGGGGCATCCTGATCGTCTCCCCGACCCCACTGCTCGTCTCGTACACCGAGGGCGTCCTTCCCTCCCTCGGCGAGGAGGGCCAGGTCGCGATCCGTGCCGTCGGCAGTCTGGTCGACGGCGCCGAGGCCACCGCCTACGACGAGCCGGCCGTGGCACGCGTCAAGGGCTCCTCCCGCATGGTCGCGGTGCTGCGCAAGGCGGCCCGCGGGGCACTGGAGACTCCGGTCCCCGCCCGGACCGGCGGCGCATCCGGCCAGGACGCCCCGGACCAGCTCGCCTTCGACGACGAGGAGGAGCCGCCGGCCGTGCCCGCCGGGACCCCCGTCCTGCTGCGTGTCGTGGCCTTCGGCCGCCGCGTCGAGCTGGAGGCCGACGAACTGCGGCGTATCCGGCACAACGTCCTGGGAGGCTCCGCCCCGGTCAATCTGCTGCGCCCGCGGGCACGCCGGCTGCTGCTCGACGCGCTGTACGCCAAGTCCGGTGCCGCGGCCCGCCACAGCGACCCCGAACTCGCCGCCGAGCTGCGGTCCTCCTTCGACGAGGACGTCTCCACGGAGGACTCCTTCCTGTCCTTCCTCGACGCCTGGTGGCCTGAGCTCACCCCCCGCCAGGTCCTCGACGCGATGGCCGACGAGAAGCGACTGGGCCGCTGGGCCCGGCGGATCCTCAACCCGGGCGAGGTCCGCCGGCTCGCCCGCTCGCTGCGTCGTGAGGCCCTGTCCGCGCACGACGTGGCACTCCTGGACGAACTGCACACGCTGCTCGGCGCGCCGGCCCGTCCCCGCAGGAAGCGCGAGTACGACCCGCTGGACCAGCTGACCGGTCTGGACGAGCTGATGCCGGTACGGGAGGAGACCCAGCGGGAGCGGGCCGAACGGCTCGCTGCGGAGCGCACCGAGTACGCGCACGTCATCGTCGACGAGGCGCAGGACCTCACCCCTATGCAGTGGCGGATGGTGGGCCGCCGCGGCCGGCACGCGACCTGGACCGTCGTCGGCGACCCGGCGCAGTCCTCCTGGTCCACCCCGGACGAGGCGGCCGAGGCCCGTGACGAGGCGCTGGGCAGCCGCCCGCCCGGCTCACCCTCCCGGCCTTCCCGGGAGGGTCTCGCGGGCCGCCCCGCGCGTGGCCGGCGTTTCGAGCTGACGGTCAACTACCGCAACCCCGCGGAGATCGCCGAACTGGCCGCCAAGGTGCTGGCACTGGCGATGCCCGGCAAGGAGTCCCCGCGTGCGGTCCGCTCCACCGGGGTGGAGCCGAGGTTCGTCCCGGTGTCGGCGAAGGCAGATCTGGCCGGAACCGTCCGGTCCGAGGCGCGCCGGCTGCTTGAGCGGGTGGACGGCACCGTCGGTGTCGTCGTCGCCATGAACCGACGCGAGCAGGCGGCCCGGTGGCTGGCCGAGCTCGGCGACCGAGTGGTGGCGCTCGGCTCGCTGGAGGCCAAGGGGCTGGAGTACGACGCCACGGTGGTCGTCTCGCCCGCGGAGATCGCGGACGAGTCCCCGGCGGGCCTGCGGGTGCTGTACGTCGCCCTGACCCGGGCCACCCAGCAGCTGACGGTGGTCTCGGGGGCCAGGGACATGCCCGACGCGGACGGCGTCCCGGACCTGCTCAGGGACTGA
- a CDS encoding NAD-dependent malic enzyme, giving the protein MATAPSVSYSMTVRLEVPASGTAVSQLTTAVESHGGSVTGLDVTASGHEKLRIDVTIAATSTGHADEIVEQLSRIGGVVLGKVSDRTFLMHLGGKIEMASKHPIRNRDDLSMIYTPGVARVCMAIAENPEDARRLTIKRNSVAVVTDGSAVLGLGNIGPKAALPVMEGKAALFKRFAGIDAWPLCLDTQDTDAIVEIVKAIAPGFAGINLEDISAPRCFEIEARLREALDIPVFHDDQHGTAIVVLAALTNALRVVGKGIGDVRVVMSGAGAAGTAILKLLIAAGVKHAVVADIYGVVHAGRTDLVDAAPGTPLRWIADNTNPEGVTGTLKEAVAGADVFIGVSAPNVLGADDVAAMADGAIVFALANPDPEVDPAIARQTAAVVATGRSDFPNQINNVLVFPGVFRGLLDAQSRTVNTGMMLAAAEALADVVTEDELNPNYIIPSVFNDKVAGAVAGAVRNAAKAAGAGADSSSIGL; this is encoded by the coding sequence ATGGCAACGGCGCCCAGCGTCTCGTACTCGATGACGGTCCGGCTGGAGGTTCCCGCGAGCGGGACCGCGGTCTCCCAGCTCACCACGGCGGTGGAGTCCCACGGCGGTTCCGTCACCGGCCTCGACGTGACCGCCTCCGGCCACGAGAAGCTCCGGATCGACGTCACCATCGCCGCGACCTCGACCGGGCACGCCGACGAGATCGTCGAGCAGCTGAGCCGCATCGGGGGCGTCGTCCTCGGCAAGGTCTCCGACCGTACGTTCCTGATGCACCTCGGCGGCAAGATCGAGATGGCGTCCAAGCACCCGATCCGCAACCGTGACGACCTCTCGATGATCTACACCCCCGGTGTGGCGCGGGTGTGCATGGCGATCGCCGAGAACCCCGAGGACGCCCGCCGCCTCACCATCAAGCGCAACTCCGTCGCGGTCGTGACGGACGGTTCCGCCGTCCTCGGCCTGGGGAACATCGGCCCCAAGGCCGCGCTGCCCGTCATGGAGGGCAAGGCGGCCCTCTTCAAGCGCTTCGCCGGCATCGACGCCTGGCCGCTCTGCCTCGACACCCAGGACACCGACGCCATCGTCGAGATCGTCAAGGCGATCGCCCCCGGCTTCGCCGGCATCAACCTGGAGGACATCTCGGCGCCCCGCTGCTTCGAGATCGAGGCGCGGCTGCGCGAGGCCCTCGACATCCCCGTCTTCCACGACGACCAGCACGGCACCGCGATCGTCGTCCTCGCCGCCCTCACCAACGCCCTGCGCGTGGTGGGCAAGGGCATCGGTGACGTACGGGTCGTCATGTCCGGTGCGGGCGCGGCCGGTACGGCCATCCTGAAGCTGCTGATCGCCGCCGGCGTCAAGCACGCGGTCGTCGCCGACATCTACGGCGTGGTGCACGCGGGCCGCACCGACCTGGTCGACGCCGCTCCCGGTACCCCGCTGCGCTGGATCGCCGACAACACCAACCCGGAGGGTGTCACGGGCACCCTGAAGGAGGCGGTGGCCGGCGCGGACGTGTTCATCGGCGTGTCCGCCCCGAACGTGCTCGGCGCCGACGACGTCGCCGCCATGGCGGACGGGGCGATCGTGTTCGCGCTCGCCAACCCGGACCCCGAGGTGGATCCGGCGATCGCCCGTCAGACGGCGGCCGTCGTGGCCACGGGCCGCTCGGACTTCCCCAACCAGATCAACAACGTGCTGGTCTTCCCCGGCGTCTTCCGGGGCCTGCTGGACGCCCAGTCCCGCACGGTCAACACGGGCATGATGCTGGCGGCGGCCGAGGCCCTCGCCGACGTCGTCACCGAGGACGAGCTGAACCCGAACTACATCATCCCCTCGGTCTTCAACGACAAGGTCGCGGGTGCCGTGGCGGGGGCCGTCCGGAATGCCGCCAAGGCGGCCGGCGCGGGCGCGGACTCGTCCTCGATCGGGCTGTGA
- a CDS encoding HU family DNA-binding protein, which yields MNRSELVAALADRAEVTRKDADAVLAALAETVGEVVAKGDEKVTIPGFLTFERTHRAARTARNPQTGDPINIPAGYSVKVSAGSKLKEAAKGK from the coding sequence ATGAACCGCAGTGAGCTGGTGGCCGCCCTGGCCGACCGTGCCGAGGTGACCCGCAAGGACGCCGACGCCGTGCTGGCCGCTCTCGCCGAGACCGTCGGCGAGGTCGTCGCCAAGGGCGACGAGAAGGTCACCATCCCCGGCTTCCTGACCTTCGAGCGCACCCACCGTGCCGCTCGCACCGCTCGTAACCCGCAGACCGGCGACCCGATCAACATCCCGGCCGGTTACAGCGTGAAGGTCTCCGCGGGCTCGAAGCTCAAGGAAGCCGCCAAGGGCAAGTAA
- the murA gene encoding UDP-N-acetylglucosamine 1-carboxyvinyltransferase, which translates to MTGTDDVLLVHGGTPLEGEIRVRGAKNLVPKAMVAALLGSGPSRLRNVPDIRDVRVVRGLLQLHGVTVRPGDEPGELILDPTHVESANVADIDAHAGSSRIPILFCGPLLHRLGHAFIPGLGGCDIGGRPIDFHFDVLRQFGATIEKREDGQYLEAPQRLRGTKIRLPYPSVGSTEQVLLTAVLAEGVTELSNAAVEPEIEDLICVLQKMGAIISVDTDRTIRITGVDRLDGYTHRALPDRLEAASWASAALATEGNIYVRGAQQRSMMTFLNTYRRVGGAFEIDDEGIRFWHPGGQLNAIALETDVHPGFQTDWQQPLVVALTQASGLSIVHETVYESRLGFTSALNQMGAHIQLYRECLGGSDCRFGQRNFLHSAVVSGPTRLQGADLVIPDLRGGFSYLIAALAAQGTSRVHGIDLINRGYENFMRKLVELGAKVELPGSALV; encoded by the coding sequence ATGACCGGCACAGACGATGTACTGCTTGTCCACGGCGGAACCCCGCTGGAGGGCGAGATCCGCGTTCGCGGCGCGAAGAACCTCGTGCCCAAGGCGATGGTCGCCGCCCTCCTCGGCAGCGGGCCGAGCCGGCTGCGCAACGTGCCCGACATCCGGGACGTCCGAGTGGTGCGCGGGCTCCTGCAGTTGCACGGCGTCACCGTCCGCCCGGGGGACGAGCCGGGCGAGCTGATCCTCGACCCGACGCACGTCGAGTCCGCCAACGTGGCCGACATCGACGCCCACGCCGGCTCCTCGCGCATCCCGATCCTCTTCTGCGGGCCGCTGCTGCACCGCCTCGGCCACGCCTTCATCCCGGGCCTGGGCGGTTGTGACATCGGCGGCCGGCCGATCGACTTCCACTTCGACGTGCTGCGGCAGTTCGGCGCGACGATCGAGAAGCGGGAGGACGGCCAGTATCTGGAGGCCCCGCAGCGGCTGCGCGGAACCAAGATCCGCCTGCCGTACCCCTCAGTCGGCTCGACGGAGCAGGTCCTGCTCACGGCCGTGCTCGCGGAGGGCGTCACCGAGCTCTCCAACGCGGCGGTGGAGCCGGAGATCGAGGACCTGATCTGCGTGCTCCAGAAGATGGGCGCGATCATCTCCGTGGACACCGACCGGACGATCCGGATCACCGGTGTCGACCGGCTCGACGGCTACACCCACCGGGCGCTCCCGGACCGCCTGGAGGCCGCCTCCTGGGCGTCGGCGGCGCTGGCGACCGAGGGCAACATCTATGTGCGCGGAGCCCAGCAGCGCTCGATGATGACCTTCCTCAACACCTACCGGCGGGTGGGCGGCGCCTTCGAGATCGACGACGAGGGCATCCGCTTCTGGCACCCGGGCGGGCAGCTGAACGCCATCGCCCTGGAGACGGACGTGCATCCCGGCTTCCAGACGGACTGGCAGCAGCCGCTGGTGGTGGCGTTGACGCAGGCGTCCGGCCTCTCCATCGTCCACGAGACGGTCTACGAGTCGCGGCTCGGCTTCACCTCGGCGCTCAACCAGATGGGGGCGCACATCCAGCTGTACCGCGAGTGCCTGGGCGGTTCGGACTGCCGCTTCGGCCAGCGCAACTTCCTGCACTCCGCGGTCGTCTCGGGGCCGACCCGGCTCCAGGGCGCCGACCTGGTCATTCCCGACCTGCGCGGCGGCTTCTCGTATCTCATCGCCGCGCTGGCGGCGCAGGGCACCAGCCGGGTGCACGGCATCGACCTGATCAACCGCGGCTACGAGAACTTCATGCGGAAGCTCGTCGAACTCGGCGCCAAGGTCGAGCTGCCGGGCAGCGCCCTGGTGTAG
- a CDS encoding YqgE/AlgH family protein has translation MTEVSSLTGRLLVASPALADPHFDRAVVLLLDHDDEGSLGVVLNRPTPVTVGDILEPWAALAGEPSVVFQGGPVSLDAALGLAVIPGDEGPLGWRRVHGAIGLVDLETPPELLGPAVGALRIFAGYAGWGPGQLEAELGEGAWYVVESEPGDVSSPHPETLWRSVLRRQRGDLAIVATYPDDPSLN, from the coding sequence ATGACCGAGGTGTCCTCGCTCACAGGGCGACTGCTCGTGGCCAGCCCCGCCCTGGCCGATCCGCATTTCGACCGCGCGGTGGTGCTTCTCCTCGACCACGACGACGAGGGCTCCCTCGGCGTGGTCCTCAACCGGCCCACCCCTGTGACGGTCGGTGACATCCTCGAGCCCTGGGCCGCCCTCGCCGGCGAGCCGAGCGTGGTCTTCCAGGGCGGCCCGGTCTCCCTGGACGCGGCCCTCGGGCTCGCGGTGATCCCCGGCGACGAGGGGCCGCTGGGCTGGCGCCGGGTGCACGGCGCGATCGGCCTGGTGGACCTGGAGACCCCGCCCGAGCTCCTCGGTCCCGCGGTGGGTGCCCTGCGGATCTTCGCCGGCTACGCGGGCTGGGGGCCCGGCCAGCTGGAGGCGGAACTGGGCGAGGGCGCCTGGTACGTCGTCGAGTCCGAGCCCGGCGACGTGTCCTCCCCGCACCCGGAGACGCTGTGGCGGTCGGTGCTCCGCCGCCAGCGCGGCGACCTGGCGATCGTCGCGACGTACCCGGACGATCCCTCGCTGAACTGA
- a CDS encoding DUF3039 domain-containing protein produces the protein MSTLEPERGAGTGTLVEPTPQVSHGDGDHERYAHYVQKDKIMASALDGTPVVALCGKVWVPGRDPKKYPVCPMCKEIYESMGSSGGDKDKGGKDKK, from the coding sequence ATGAGCACTCTCGAGCCCGAGCGCGGGGCAGGTACGGGAACCCTCGTCGAGCCGACGCCGCAGGTGTCCCACGGTGACGGCGACCACGAGCGCTACGCCCATTACGTCCAGAAGGACAAGATCATGGCGAGCGCCCTCGACGGCACTCCCGTGGTGGCGCTGTGCGGCAAGGTCTGGGTACCGGGGCGCGACCCCAAGAAGTACCCGGTCTGCCCCATGTGCAAGGAGATCTACGAGTCCATGGGCTCCTCCGGCGGGGACAAGGACAAGGGCGGCAAGGACAAGAAGTAG
- a CDS encoding beta-N-acetylhexosaminidase, giving the protein MDVIPAPRGARTVPAAGDSVLDESTVVDAAPGTEGVALLLRRMIGAATGLPLPPARAHADGEPGTGDDERGTAIRLRIARDDDGRLGPEGYTLRAGRDGVTVRGGGPAGVFWGVQTLRQLLGPDAYRRAPADPARRWTVPATVIEDAPRFRWRGLMLDVARHFLPKDDVLRYLDLLAAHKLNVFHFHLTDDQGWRLEIKRHPRLTETGSWRLRTKWGHRASPLWNDTPHGGFYTQDDIREIVAYAAERHITVVPEIDLPGHSQAAIAAYPELGNGDVVDTASLTVWDTWGVNPNVLAPTEATLRFYEGVFEEVLDLFPSTFVHVGGDECPKDQWRLSPTAQARIAELGLADEDELQSWFIRHFDRWLADRGRRLIGWDEILEGGLAPGAAVSSWRGYAGGVAAAEAGHDVVMCPQQHVYLDHRQAPGDEEPVPIGFVRTLEDVYRFDPVPSALPPEAAAHVLGTQANVWTEAMENRSRVDYQVFPRLAAFAEVAWSTLPAPADRDFADFERRMTAHYRRLDALGVDYRPPTGPTPRQQRPGVLGRPIEGAPPNV; this is encoded by the coding sequence ATGGATGTCATTCCCGCACCGCGCGGTGCGCGGACCGTCCCCGCCGCCGGCGACTCCGTCCTCGACGAGAGCACCGTCGTGGACGCCGCCCCCGGCACGGAAGGCGTCGCCCTGCTGCTGCGCCGCATGATCGGGGCGGCGACCGGACTGCCGCTCCCACCCGCCCGTGCCCACGCCGACGGTGAACCCGGCACCGGCGACGACGAGCGCGGTACGGCGATCCGCCTGCGGATCGCCCGGGACGACGACGGCCGGCTCGGCCCCGAGGGATACACGCTGCGGGCCGGGCGGGACGGCGTCACCGTGCGGGGAGGCGGCCCCGCCGGGGTGTTCTGGGGAGTCCAGACCCTCCGTCAGCTGCTCGGTCCCGACGCGTACCGCCGGGCGCCCGCGGACCCGGCACGGCGATGGACCGTACCCGCCACGGTCATCGAGGACGCCCCGCGGTTCCGCTGGCGCGGACTCATGCTCGACGTCGCCCGGCACTTCCTGCCCAAGGACGACGTCCTGCGGTACCTCGACCTCCTCGCCGCGCACAAGCTCAACGTCTTCCACTTCCACCTCACCGACGACCAGGGCTGGCGCCTCGAGATCAAGCGTCACCCCCGGCTCACCGAGACGGGCTCCTGGCGGTTGCGTACGAAGTGGGGCCACCGGGCCTCGCCCCTGTGGAACGACACCCCGCACGGCGGTTTCTACACCCAGGACGACATCCGGGAGATCGTCGCCTACGCGGCCGAGCGCCACATCACGGTCGTCCCCGAGATCGACCTCCCGGGCCACTCGCAGGCAGCCATCGCCGCGTACCCCGAACTCGGCAACGGGGACGTCGTCGACACGGCCTCCCTCACCGTCTGGGACACCTGGGGTGTCAACCCGAACGTCCTCGCCCCCACCGAGGCCACCCTGCGTTTCTACGAGGGCGTCTTCGAGGAGGTCCTCGACCTGTTCCCCTCGACGTTCGTCCACGTCGGCGGCGACGAGTGCCCCAAGGACCAGTGGCGGCTGTCCCCGACCGCCCAGGCCCGCATCGCGGAGCTCGGCCTCGCCGACGAGGACGAGCTCCAGTCCTGGTTCATCCGCCACTTCGACCGCTGGCTCGCCGACCGCGGCCGGCGCCTGATCGGCTGGGACGAGATCCTGGAAGGCGGCCTGGCGCCCGGCGCCGCCGTGTCCTCCTGGCGCGGCTACGCGGGCGGTGTCGCCGCCGCCGAGGCCGGCCACGACGTCGTCATGTGCCCCCAGCAGCACGTGTACCTGGACCACCGCCAGGCACCGGGCGACGAGGAGCCGGTGCCCATCGGCTTCGTCCGCACCCTGGAGGACGTGTACCGCTTCGATCCCGTACCGTCCGCCCTCCCGCCCGAGGCCGCCGCGCACGTCCTCGGCACCCAGGCCAACGTCTGGACCGAGGCCATGGAGAACCGGTCCCGCGTCGACTACCAGGTCTTCCCGCGTCTCGCCGCCTTCGCCGAGGTCGCCTGGTCGACGCTGCCCGCCCCCGCCGACCGCGACTTCGCCGACTTCGAACGCCGCATGACCGCCCACTACCGACGCCTCGACGCCCTCGGCGTCGACTACCGCCCGCCCACCGGCCCGACACCCCGGCAACAGCGCCCCGGCGTACTCGGCCGCCCGATCGAAGGAGCGCCCCCGAACGTGTGA
- a CDS encoding FAD binding domain-containing protein: protein MTTHAPQTAQSVTLPASLDEAVAALTAMPAAVPVAGGTDLMAAVNKGQLRPAGLVGLNRINELRGWQYQDGHALLGAGLTHARMGRPDFAALIPALAAAARAAGPPQIRNAGTLGGNIVTAAPTGDSLPVLAALEADLVVMGPLGTREIPVSHLLAGRDLLAPGELVAFVRVPLLHAPQVFLKATGRTGPARATASVAVVLDPARRGVRCAVGAIAPMPLRPLEAEHWIATLVDWDGDRGLAPEALTAFGEYVAAACIPDPQGDEQLPPAVLHLRRTVAALARRALGRALS, encoded by the coding sequence TTGACCACGCACGCACCACAGACGGCGCAGTCCGTGACGCTGCCCGCCTCGCTCGACGAGGCCGTGGCGGCGCTGACCGCCATGCCCGCGGCGGTGCCCGTCGCGGGCGGCACGGATCTGATGGCCGCAGTCAACAAGGGCCAGCTCCGGCCGGCCGGACTCGTCGGCCTGAACCGGATCAACGAGCTCCGCGGCTGGCAGTACCAGGACGGTCACGCCCTGCTCGGCGCGGGACTCACCCACGCCCGGATGGGCCGCCCCGACTTCGCCGCCCTCATCCCCGCCCTGGCCGCCGCCGCGCGAGCCGCCGGCCCGCCCCAGATCCGCAACGCGGGCACCCTCGGCGGCAACATCGTCACCGCCGCCCCCACCGGCGACTCCCTGCCCGTCCTGGCGGCCCTGGAGGCCGACCTGGTCGTCATGGGGCCGCTCGGCACCCGCGAGATCCCCGTCTCCCACCTGCTGGCCGGCCGCGACCTGCTGGCCCCCGGCGAGCTGGTCGCCTTCGTACGGGTGCCGCTGCTGCACGCCCCCCAGGTCTTCCTGAAAGCCACCGGCCGCACCGGCCCGGCCCGCGCCACCGCCTCCGTCGCCGTGGTCCTCGACCCGGCCCGGCGCGGGGTGCGCTGCGCGGTCGGCGCGATCGCCCCGATGCCGCTGCGCCCGCTGGAGGCCGAGCACTGGATCGCGACCCTGGTGGACTGGGACGGGGACCGCGGACTGGCCCCGGAAGCGCTGACGGCCTTCGGCGAGTACGTCGCCGCCGCCTGCATCCCGGACCCGCAGGGTGACGAGCAGCTGCCGCCGGCCGTACTGCATCTGCGGCGCACCGTCGCCGCGCTGGCCCGAAGGGCACTGGGGAGGGCGCTGTCGTGA